A window of the Mesorhizobium opportunistum WSM2075 genome harbors these coding sequences:
- a CDS encoding Stf0 family sulfotransferase, producing the protein MFDAYIICGTPRTGSTLLCKLLASTGASGDPHSFYRRQDVTEWAQEWKLPARETMGELEFDTAYLDAAIAAGKGGTDIFGLRLMRENLDELSAILNRIFPGLAADTARFEKAFGHVLYIHLSREDKLAQAVSLVKAQQTGLWHVAPDGTEIERVGVPGQARYDFQRIKGELTELEAYDAAWNTWFAKQGVTPLRIGYERLSADPAAALLTICEALGVQAPDAEAVRPGVAKLSDETSLDWMRRFHVDAAV; encoded by the coding sequence ATGTTCGACGCCTACATTATCTGCGGCACGCCGAGAACCGGCAGCACTCTGCTGTGCAAGCTGCTGGCCTCCACCGGGGCATCAGGCGATCCTCACTCCTTCTACCGGCGGCAGGATGTGACGGAGTGGGCGCAGGAGTGGAAACTGCCGGCCCGCGAGACGATGGGTGAACTCGAATTCGACACTGCCTATCTCGATGCGGCAATCGCTGCAGGGAAGGGCGGGACAGATATCTTCGGCCTGCGCCTGATGCGCGAAAACCTGGATGAACTTTCGGCGATCCTCAACCGGATTTTTCCGGGGCTTGCGGCGGACACAGCGCGTTTCGAAAAGGCCTTTGGCCATGTCCTCTACATACACCTGTCGCGCGAGGACAAGCTGGCGCAGGCTGTCTCGCTGGTCAAGGCGCAGCAGACCGGCCTTTGGCATGTCGCGCCCGACGGAACCGAGATCGAGAGGGTCGGAGTTCCCGGGCAAGCTCGGTATGATTTCCAGCGGATCAAGGGCGAGCTCACCGAGCTTGAAGCGTATGACGCGGCCTGGAACACATGGTTCGCAAAACAGGGCGTCACCCCATTGCGGATAGGCTATGAGCGCCTTTCCGCCGATCCGGCCGCGGCATTGCTAACCATCTGCGAAGCCCTGGGCGTTCAAGCGCCTGACGCCGAGGCGGTGCGGCCAGGCGTCGCAAAGCTCTCCGACGAGACGAGCCTGGACTGGATGCGCCGCTTTCACGTGGACGCAGCCGTCTAA
- a CDS encoding chloramphenicol phosphotransferase CPT family protein: protein MPARIVLLNGVGSAGKSSIARALQQITAEPFLHVQMDSFVAMLPDALQDHADGFSYETIRQEGKPSVVIRTGPIGARTLRGMRHAVAAMAGQGNNLIVDDVLCNGEISEYVELLSAFDLHRVGVMAPLDVLEAREAQRADRLPGLARWQYGRVHKGIRYDLEVDTSVLTPLECARRIQQQFRL, encoded by the coding sequence TTGCCAGCCAGGATCGTTCTGCTCAACGGCGTCGGCAGTGCCGGCAAATCCTCGATCGCCAGGGCGCTGCAGCAGATCACTGCCGAACCATTCCTGCATGTCCAGATGGACAGTTTCGTCGCGATGCTGCCCGATGCCTTGCAGGACCATGCCGATGGCTTTTCCTATGAAACCATCCGGCAGGAGGGCAAGCCTTCGGTCGTGATCAGGACTGGACCGATCGGTGCGCGGACCCTGCGCGGCATGCGCCATGCCGTTGCCGCCATGGCCGGGCAAGGCAACAACCTCATCGTCGACGACGTGCTGTGCAACGGCGAAATATCGGAATATGTCGAACTGCTGTCGGCCTTCGATCTCCATCGGGTCGGTGTCATGGCGCCACTGGACGTTCTGGAAGCCCGCGAAGCCCAGCGGGCCGACCGGCTGCCCGGCCTGGCACGTTGGCAATATGGACGTGTGCACAAGGGAATACGCTACGACCTCGAAGTCGACACCAGCGTGCTGACGCCGCTGGAATGCGCCCGTCGCATCCAGCAACAATTTCGACTATAG
- a CDS encoding lytic transglycosylase domain-containing protein: protein MQRFLWVALISLCGLAWSTLVQADPPQSAKQRLIDKVCNLIQAHADQNGLPRDFFARLIWKESRFDPNAVSPVGAEGIAQFMPGTAKMRGLANSFDINQAIPASAKYLAEMKVSYGNLGLAAAAYNAGESRVSRWLGSGGFLPMETESYVFDVMGEPVDKFTDRAYAGKIAPLDAKTDFAAACRKLPVIMSRTVAMASINVKPWGVQVAGNFRRSAAIGQWLRVRGRFPALLSGHDPVVSRVRTPIGRRGIYAVRIGVNDRADANVICQKLQSVGGACVVVRNR from the coding sequence ATGCAGCGTTTCCTCTGGGTGGCGCTGATTTCCCTGTGCGGGCTGGCCTGGTCGACGCTGGTTCAGGCCGACCCGCCGCAATCGGCCAAGCAAAGGCTGATCGACAAGGTCTGCAACCTGATCCAGGCCCATGCCGACCAGAACGGGCTGCCCCGGGATTTCTTCGCCCGGCTGATCTGGAAGGAAAGCAGGTTCGATCCCAACGCGGTCAGCCCCGTCGGCGCCGAAGGCATCGCCCAGTTCATGCCGGGCACCGCCAAGATGCGCGGGCTCGCCAATTCCTTCGACATCAACCAGGCGATCCCGGCGTCGGCGAAGTACCTGGCCGAAATGAAAGTCAGCTACGGCAATCTCGGCCTGGCGGCGGCCGCCTACAATGCCGGCGAAAGCCGGGTGTCGCGCTGGCTGGGTTCAGGCGGCTTCCTGCCGATGGAGACCGAGAGCTATGTCTTCGACGTCATGGGCGAGCCGGTCGACAAGTTCACCGACCGCGCCTATGCCGGCAAGATCGCGCCTCTCGACGCAAAGACGGATTTTGCCGCCGCCTGCCGCAAGCTGCCGGTGATCATGTCGAGGACCGTGGCGATGGCCTCGATCAACGTCAAGCCGTGGGGCGTCCAGGTGGCGGGCAATTTCCGCCGCAGCGCGGCGATCGGCCAGTGGCTGCGGGTGAGAGGCCGTTTCCCGGCCCTGCTCAGCGGCCATGATCCGGTGGTGAGCCGGGTGCGCACGCCGATCGGCCGGCGCGGCATCTATGCCGTCAGGATCGGGGTGAATGACCGCGCCGATGCCAATGTCATCTGCCAGAAACTGCAGAGCGTCGGCGGAGCCTGCGTGGTGGTGCGCAACCGATAG